A part of Diachasmimorpha longicaudata isolate KC_UGA_2023 chromosome 11, iyDiaLong2, whole genome shotgun sequence genomic DNA contains:
- the LOC135167374 gene encoding peptidyl-prolyl cis-trans isomerase-like 1, translating to MALTNISGIPDKHWQPPFVNLDTTMGEIVIELYWKHAPLTCRNFAELVRRGYYNGTKFHRIIRDFMIQGGDPTGTGKGGVSIYGECFDDEIHDDLKHTGAGILSMANSGPDSNGSQFFITLAPTQWLDGKHAIFGRIHSGMNVVKRIGLVETDKNDRPIDEVKIVKGSIKNA from the exons ATGGCTCTTACTAATATCTCCGGCATTCCCGATAAACATTGGCAGCCTCCATTCGTCAATCTGGATACTAC AATGGGAGAAATTGTGATTGAATTGTACTGGAAGCACGCACCACTCACCTGCAGAAATTTTGCTGAATTAGTCCGGAGGGGGTATTACAATGGAACAAAGTTTCACAGAATCATTCGAGATTTTATGATACAAGGTGGTGATCCCACTGGAACTGGAAAGGGAGGAGTGTCTATTTATGGAGAGTGTTTTGATGATGAAATCCACGATGATTTAAAGCACACAG GTGCAGGAATCTTGTCAATGGCGAATTCAGGGCCGGATTCCAATGGATCTCAGTTTTTTATCACTTTGGCTCCAACTCAGTGGCTCGACGGTAAACACGCGATTTTTG GAAGAATACATTCTGGAATGAATGTTGTGAAACGAATTGGCCTCGTGGAGACTGATAAAAATGATCGACCAATTGACGAAGTTAAGATTGTTAAAGGATCGATAAAAAATGCTTGA
- the LOC135167337 gene encoding endoplasmic reticulum mannosyl-oligosaccharide 1,2-alpha-mannosidase — MLPRDTSKTDYISLNINDPGTYLKPSRSLWRQWNQMSRFQRNVFWFLVITVLLLLFYLLPGDTKNVVIDDGNDYVNAKVVQDTPKGDSIPEEVVVDSENQAVGPAGGEVIEEPEFQPEINQVDDDQINEPPQPKPNAMVFHGPQNDRQKAVVRAFKHSWDGYAEFAWGHDNVKPISRGYHEWFGLGLTIVDSLDTMYIMGLKEEFAQARAWVEESLVFHTNRDVNLFEVTIRVLGGLLSAYHLSGDKVFLDKAIDLGDRMMPAFSTRSGVPYSDVNLGTKRAHHPKWGPDSSTSEVTSIQLEFRDLSRITGQPRFEAAVAKVSEHVHNLEKYDGLVPIFINANTGLFREYATITLGARGDSYYEYLLKQWVQTGRTIDYLRDDYVAGIQGTQKHLVKRTAKERFLFIAELIGASRDMKPKMDHLTCYLPGTLALGVHNGLPSEHMDFAKELTRTCYQTHVIQPTFLAPEITYFNVQDTDEESQMDMYVKSTDAHNLLRPEFIESLFYMWYFTGNKTYQDWGWQIFQGFENYTKVENGYTSIGNVKNIQNTRPRDMTESFWFGETLKYFYLLFDDTRQVVDLDRWVFNSEGHPLPVHES, encoded by the exons ATGTTGCCACGGGACACGAGTAAGACTGACTACATAAGTTTGAATATTAATGATCCTGGAACATACCTGAAGCCATCGAGAAGCCTGTGGAGACAATGGAATCAAATGTCAAGGTTTCAACGAAATGTATTTTGGTTCCTGGTGATTACTGTGCttcttttattgttttatcTGCTTCCTGGGGATACGAAGAACGTGGTTATTGACGATGGGAATGATTATGTGAACGCTAAAGTGGTTCAGGACACTCCGAAGGGGGATAGCATTCCCGAGGAGGTGGTGGTGGACAGTGAAAACCAGGCTGTGGGGCCTGCTGGTGGTGAGGTGATTGAGGAGCCTGAATTTCAGCCTGAGATCAATCAGGTAGATGATGATCAGATCAATGAACCACCACAGCCCAAGCCCAATGCTATGGTCTTCCATGGCCCTCAGAATGACAGACAAAAGGCTGTGGTTAGGGCTTTCAAGCACTCCTGGGATGGGTATGCCGAGTTTGCCTGGGGACATGACAATGTTAAACCTATTTCCAGGGGATATCACGAGTGGTTCGGACTTGGATTGACCATTGTTGATTCTTTGGATACTATGTACATTATGGGACTCAAAGAAG AATTTGCACAAGCACGAGCTTGGGTAGAAGAGAGTTTGGTGTTCCATACAAACAGAGATGTGAACCTCTTTGAGGTAACGATAAGAGTCCTAGGAGGTCTACTATCAGCATATCACCTCTCTGGAGACAAAGTATTCCTGGACAAAGCCATCGACTTGGGAGACCGAATGATGCCAGCATTTTCAACCAGGTCCGGGGTACCTTACTCAGACGTTAACTTGGGAACAAAGAGAGCGCATCATCCCAAATGGGGGCCTGACAGCAGTACCAGTGAAGTAACGTCAATTCAATTGGAATTTCGTGACCTCAGCAGAATCACAGGTCAACCCAGATTCGAGGCTGCTGTGGCCAAAGTCTCGGAGCACGTTCACAATTTGGAAAAGTACGATGGCCTGGTGCCGATATTTATCAACGCAAATACTGGACTGTTCAGGGAGTATGCGACGATTACACTCGGGGCTCGTGGGGACAGCTACTACGAGTACTTACTGAAGCAGTGGGTGCAGACAGGCAGGACAATTGATTATTTGAGGGATGATTATGTGGCTGGTATTCAGGGAACGCAGAAGCACTTGGTGAAACGAACAGCGAAAGAGAGATTCCTGTTCATTGCTGAATTGATAGGAGCTTCGAGGGACATGAAACCCAAAATGGACCACTTAACTTGCTATTTACCAGGAACCTTGGCGCTGGGCGTTCACAATGGCCTTCCCTCCGAGCACATGGACTTTGCTAAGGAATTAACAAGAACTTGTTACCAGACTCACGTGATTCAGCCCACGTTCTTAGCGCCGGAAATAACTTATTTCAACGTTCAGGACACTGACGAGGAGAGCCAGATGGACATGTACGTGAAATCTACCGATGCCCACAATTTGTTACGTCCAGAATTTATCGAGAGCCTCTTCTACATGTGGTACTTCACTGGGAACAAAACTTATCAGGACTGGGGCTGGCAGATATTCCAGGGCTTCGAGAATTACACGAAAGTGGAGAATGGCTACACTAGCATTGGAAATGTCAAGAATATCCAGAATACTCGGCCCAGGGACATGACTGAGAGCTTCTGGTTTGGTGAAACTCTCAAGTACTTTTATCTGTTGTTTGATGACACGAGACAGGTAGTCGATCTTGACAGGTGGGTCTTCAATTCTGAGGGGCATCCTCTACCTGTTCACGAGTCATAA